GGCAAGATTTTTAGGATGCTGCATAGAGAACAGAATAACTTTGTCCCCCAGAGATTCAAGCTTTTCCTGATACTGCAAAATGACCTTCTCCGGTCCACCGCTGGGATGATAATATTTGTTTACAAATAAAATCTTCATATCATTTTCTCAAACTTTGATTCAGGATAAGCAAATCGAGGAAACTTCAAGTTTCCCTCCCTGGTTTTGAAAAAAACCGACTCGAAAAAATCAGCGCCCCCTGATGTTCTTTCGGAGAGAGTAAACCCCCACTGATTTCTTATATCGGCACTCATCTCATTTACCTTCATACTTTTGCCCTCAATTCAACAGTAAAATCAAAGTCTCAGACAGATATCTCATTAAAGGTTTTTCTTCAATAATTTTCAGATTAGCTGAATTTATCTCTTCTTTTAAATCCTCTCTGGAAACAGGAAACCAGGGAGATTTATCTCCGGTGAATGATTTCTTGATTTTCCTTTTGAGATTAGCAATCGGCTCAGAGAGATAATAAGCCGCAATAAAAGGACCTTTCGTGACTCTCTTCATCTCCTTCAGAATCTTTACTCTGGTCTCTGGTGGGAGATGTCCAAAAAGCCGGATGCAGGTGGCGCTGTCAAATCGCTTCCCCTCGAATGGTATCCTCTCCGCCTCTGCCTGCTGAAATCTGATTGACTTTCCAAAACGTCTCAATTTTTCTATGGCAACTTTGAGCATCTGGCTGGAGATGTCTGTCCCGCATACTTTGTAACCGCTGGACAATAGAAACTCAGCTATTCTTCCGGTTCCACAGGCTAAATCTAAAATCTGGCTTCCCGCCGGGAGATGCTGCAGCAATTCTCCTATGATCTTCTTCTCTCTTGCATCCAGCCACTTTCCTTTAAGGCTTTTAAACCTTCGCTGGTCGTAAGTCTCAGCGGCCTGTTTGAACTGGTAAGCAGTTTTAG
This DNA window, taken from Candidatus Zixiibacteriota bacterium, encodes the following:
- a CDS encoding class I SAM-dependent methyltransferase; protein product: MVELSYPAKTAYQFKQAAETYDQRRFKSLKGKWLDAREKKIIGELLQHLPAGSQILDLACGTGRIAEFLLSSGYKVCGTDISSQMLKVAIEKLRRFGKSIRFQQAEAERIPFEGKRFDSATCIRLFGHLPPETRVKILKEMKRVTKGPFIAAYYLSEPIANLKRKIKKSFTGDKSPWFPVSREDLKEEINSANLKIIEEKPLMRYLSETLILLLN